A section of the Metabacillus endolithicus genome encodes:
- a CDS encoding ABC transporter permease, which produces MSLLENVKMALSSVLAHKLRSILTMLGIIIGVASVILVVAIGQGGEQLLKTSITGPGNTIEVYYEPSEEELMSNPNAYMNAAFTQEDVNSLSNIPEVKKVVAASSEYFSTRYREETADTSVNGINQAYMEVNNLKVESGRNLVEADFIGGTRVGVISSELKKEMFDKIEPLGEVVWINGQPIEIIGVLEKPEGLFAFGAMEVYVPWNTFRNSFGKNEYNSITLQATNADVMKEVGEKATTLLNTTHNTDNSYKVFNMEEMAEGIGQITTIMTLIIGSIAGISLVVGGIGVMNIMLVSVTERTKEIGIRKALGATKRQILTQFLIESVTLTLIGGIIGILLGAIAANVVSIFAGWPPLISWQVVLGGLIFSMVIGIVFGMLPANKAARLSPIESLRYE; this is translated from the coding sequence ATGAGCTTACTTGAAAATGTAAAGATGGCATTAAGTTCAGTATTAGCTCATAAATTGCGCTCCATTTTAACGATGCTCGGAATTATTATAGGTGTGGCATCCGTTATTTTAGTTGTTGCCATCGGTCAAGGTGGAGAGCAATTACTAAAAACTTCAATAACTGGTCCTGGTAATACGATTGAAGTTTATTATGAACCAAGTGAAGAAGAATTAATGTCAAACCCAAATGCCTATATGAATGCTGCTTTTACTCAGGAAGATGTTAATTCATTAAGCAATATACCAGAAGTGAAAAAAGTTGTTGCAGCTTCATCAGAATATTTTTCAACAAGATATCGGGAAGAAACAGCCGATACTAGTGTTAATGGTATAAACCAAGCCTATATGGAAGTAAATAACTTGAAGGTTGAATCAGGAAGAAATCTGGTTGAAGCAGATTTTATTGGAGGCACACGTGTAGGGGTTATTAGCTCAGAGTTGAAAAAGGAAATGTTTGATAAAATTGAGCCGTTAGGTGAAGTTGTTTGGATTAATGGTCAACCGATTGAAATTATAGGAGTATTAGAGAAGCCAGAAGGTTTATTCGCATTCGGAGCGATGGAAGTATATGTACCATGGAATACATTTCGGAATTCTTTTGGAAAGAATGAATATAATTCAATTACGTTACAGGCTACAAATGCTGACGTAATGAAAGAGGTTGGAGAAAAGGCAACAACTCTTTTAAATACAACTCATAATACAGATAATTCTTATAAAGTGTTTAATATGGAAGAAATGGCAGAAGGAATTGGTCAAATCACAACCATTATGACGTTAATTATTGGATCAATTGCGGGTATCTCACTTGTAGTCGGGGGAATTGGCGTGATGAACATCATGCTTGTTTCCGTAACTGAACGAACAAAAGAAATCGGAATAAGAAAGGCGTTAGGCGCAACAAAGCGTCAAATTCTTACTCAATTTCTAATTGAATCGGTCACCCTTACACTTATAGGTGGAATTATCGGAATTTTACTAGGAGCAATAGCAGCAAATGTTGTATCAATCTTTGCTGGATGGCCACCTCTCATTTCTTGGCAGGTTGTTTTAGGAGGGTTAATATTTTCAATGGTTATTGGAATTGTTTTTGGAATGTTACCTGCGAATAAAGCGGCCCGCTTAAGTCCGATTGAATCTTTAAGATATGAATAA
- a CDS encoding DeoR/GlpR family DNA-binding transcription regulator gives MLTPERHRLILDLLKERHSVKIHELVDLTNTSESTIRRDLTQLEEDKYLKRIHGGAALLQGKLKEPNVSEKSAKNLQQKKMIASEAAALIEEGDCIFLDAGTTTLQMVEYLSPEKEIVVVTNGLTVIEPLLSKGIKTYLIGGFLKPSTGAMIGRGALTALEQYRFDKCFLGVNGIHVELGYTTPDPEEAAMKMTALKLSREKYVLADYSKFGEIAFSRIAQLSEAKIITDEGEDEVLYPYTKNTAIKVVNT, from the coding sequence TTGTTAACACCTGAACGTCATCGACTAATTCTTGATCTTTTAAAAGAAAGACATTCTGTGAAAATACATGAGCTTGTCGACTTAACTAACACATCAGAGTCCACAATTCGTCGTGACTTAACACAATTGGAAGAAGATAAGTATTTAAAACGAATTCATGGCGGAGCGGCACTTTTACAAGGAAAGCTAAAGGAACCAAATGTTAGTGAGAAATCTGCCAAAAACCTTCAGCAAAAGAAAATGATTGCATCTGAAGCAGCTGCTCTTATAGAAGAAGGAGATTGTATTTTTTTAGATGCAGGTACAACAACACTACAAATGGTTGAATATTTATCACCTGAAAAAGAAATTGTCGTTGTTACTAATGGACTAACTGTTATTGAACCGCTTTTAAGTAAAGGGATAAAAACATATTTAATTGGTGGATTCTTAAAGCCATCTACTGGTGCTATGATTGGACGCGGTGCTTTAACGGCATTAGAACAATACCGTTTTGATAAATGCTTTTTAGGAGTAAATGGAATACATGTTGAGTTAGGTTATACAACACCTGACCCTGAAGAAGCAGCAATGAAAATGACAGCACTAAAGCTTTCAAGAGAGAAATATGTTTTAGCTGATTATTCCAAATTTGGAGAAATTGCATTTTCAAGAATTGCTCAGCTTTCAGAAGCAAAGATTATAACAGATGAAGGAGAAGATGAAGTCCTTTATCCATATACAAAAAATACAGCAATAAAGGTAGTGAATACATGA